ACAATTGAAATACGCTTAAAACAGTATTCCAACAGAAGCAACTTTTTCGTGCgaatttgagttattttatagttttctgtcgtatttaatatttaaataaatgtcaaataattgcTCCGATAAGCGATATCGTTAGCGGCTTATCGACGCATGCCTTGGAAGATTAAGGCATGCTGGTCCCTTTTGTAGAACATAGTTTCATTATACACAGTAACACGACGGATATCACACACAACaccataattgggtagtttactaggtcaaagataaattacgaaattctgattaaaataacaaataaagacagatctaaaggtgacttaaaagttttcttttttctttttaacctatttatgaattctaacaaataaaaatgtaataataagtacaacattttgtcacgtttctctatgacgtcacaggttgctttttcatacaaattccatagtaatttcgtgttttgacgtttagtaaaaagtaactgatttgactagttggaagctcTATTCTTTTACACTTGAATGGTTTTTTGTCATTATTACATATCAATTTTACTACATGAACCAACATACAAAGAACACTTGCAATGTACCCTGCGATAAAACCCACTTTTATGTTCTTAAAAATTATCGCGCACGGCGGAGTACGCATAGTAAtttatataatgataatgaagttTTTTAATAgcatgaaaacgtttttttgttttttcagccAGGTTGGGTGCGCACTAAAGAATTTTGGGATCGGTCTTTCGAAGAGCGTTTTGAAAAAATCAGAAATGATACTCGCCGTCCTCGACTAAAGGTAATTACTGCAAAGAAAATTTCATGTTAAAAATAACACTTTCAACTCCTCTGTACAGAAATAATtgattacttaagtactttaaattTACATTGCCTTGAAGTACCAATAGAAACAGGTTTTTTTATCACTTGAAATTGCAATACCAGTTTAAATTTCTTAAATTAGTATTTTACAATTAACTAACAAAACAAGTTTAAATGTTGTgttagttaattttaaaatacaaattatatgcCAGCGTTCAAACACTGCGACTTATTATCAAAAAATGTTAGttactatttaattattattattattttgtattctaTCGTCGTTCAAATGTATTTAAACTGTAATTGTGTTATAAATAGTTATCGTAACAGACATTACAAGTACTaggaaaatataagtaattatttacagGAAAGACACCCCCTTGTTTGCGGTTTTCCTACACTTGATTAGAAGTCATCGCGACGATTTACTATGCAATTAAAGCAAATGTATTTATCATTTAAATCATTTATGCTATAATTTCTCAAGTGTACTTAATAACAAAATTCTTCTGCTATTTCCTAGATTCTTTCTCTTCCTCCCTTTAAGATcctagattttttttacaagaccTATTCAAAAGAGCTGGGGGGTTAAATTGGTCTTGCTTGAGAactaaaagatttttttttaaggtcATCGTTGTTCCTCACTCTCACAACGACCCAGGATGGCTGAAGACCTTCGAACATTACTTCGAGCTGAAGACCAAGAACATAATCAACAACATGGTGCATAAACTGCACCAATACCCTAACATGACCTTCATATGGACTGAGATATCGTTTTTGAACGCGTGGTGGGAGACCTCGCATCCGGTCAAACAAAAGGTAACATGAGTTTATTTGGCCTGGAAGTTCTAGTTACAGCgcttagcggtgaagaaaaatatcgtgaggaaacccacattcccgagtaatgcattttcgaaggtatgtgacctaacctgtattggtctggttttcccttcgcgggttgtctggtaagacaggcaatcgcttctgtaaaaaaccggacctgtcaaatctttaggttaggtaagcggaccatgtgaaaaacgggattatgctagggagatgatgtagaAGTTCTAGTCACCGCCTAAGGTATGCAAGACGGCAGAGAAGACGAACAGTGACTGACGGACTGAGTCAGCTTAGCACTTCCCCGTCTCATCGCATATATGCCTCAAGCGGTGAGTAGACTTTCCGCGCAGACtatacaaaaagtttttattatgcGAGTGTAAGTTAATCACGTGAGATTTTTTACGTTTATCCCCACTCCACCGCCGTGTGGCCATAGCCTAACCTCTCCAGCAAAAGAAACCGAATATAATCTTGTCTTTCAATTAGAGTTCTGAAGTGAATGGTCCTTATAGACAATAAACGATTTCGATGAACGAATCAatgtaaaatgtatatttttcgtTGTTCGCAGGCGTTAAAGAAGTTGATCAAAGAAGGAAGGCTGGAGATCACTACCGGCGGCTGGGTGATGCCCGACGAGGCTTGCACTCATATTTATTCAATCATAGATCAATTTATTGaaggtaaaaaaatactatgcgttacttacaaaatttaaaataaattttcattacctatgttaatgttattttttatttcagggcACAACTGGGTAAAACAAAATTTAGGAATAGTTCCGAGGACAGGCTGGTCTATCGACCCGTTTGGACATGGACCTACAGTGCCTTATTTACTGGACAAAAGTGGCCTAGAAGGTACTATAATCCAAAGAATCCATTACGCGTGGAAACAGTGGCTGGCTGAGCGGCAGATCGAAGAGTTCTACTGGATCCCGGGCTGGTCCGGCCAGAAGCCCTCCCTCGTGGTCCACAATCAACCGTTTGACATTTATTCCATAAAAAGCAGTTGCGGCCCTCATCCCTCTATATGCCTGAGCTTCGATTTTAGGAAAATACCTGGTGAATACTCCGAGTATACCGCCAAACATGAAGAAATTACCGAAAAGAATCTTCATAGCAAATCCAAGACTCTAATAGAAGAGTACGATCGTATCGGCTCCCTGACGCCGCACAATGTGGTGCTAGTGCCGCTCGGCGACGACTTCCGGTACGAATTCGCCATCGAATTCGATGCCCAATACACCAACTACATGAAGATGTTTACCTACATTAACAATCATAAGGATTTGTTTAATGCAGAAGTTCAATTCGGAACACCTTTAGACTATTTCGAAGCTATGAAAGAAAGACACAAAAACATTCCTAGTCTCAAGGGCGACTTTTTCGTCTACTCAGATATATTTAGTGAAGGAAAACCAGCTTATTGGTCGGGTTACTATACTACCAGACCCTACATCAAACTCCTCGCTCGGCAATTTGAACATCAGTTGAGACTTTCTGAAATTCTGTTTACATTCGTCTCTAATTTCGTGAAACAACAGAATAAAGTAGAGCTTGAAGCTTCGGGGAAAAGACTGGAAAAATACTACGAGCAATTAATAAACGCTAGAAGAAATTTAGGTCTGTTCCAGCACCACGACGCCATCACAGGCACGTCCAGAGCCAGCGTCATGTATGACTACGGCGCCAAGATGCTCACTAGCTTATACCATTGCATTCGACTGCAGGAGGCTGCGCTCACTACCATTATGGTCCCAGACCACACAATGCACTCGCAGAACATTTTACAAAGTGAACTCGAATGGGAGGCTTACGGGAGACCCGCGAAGAAGTTGCAAATAACCTTTCTCGACAAGAGGAAACTGATACTGTTCAATCCTTTAGCAGAAACGAGAACAGAAGTGATCACAGTGAATTGTAACACGACCAACATCAGGATATACGACACTCGCCGCAAGCAGTACGTGCAGTATCAGATATCGCCCAACATAGAGGTGCGCGACGATGGCCGCCGTGTCATTAGCGACACCAGCTTCGACGTGATGTTCGTCGCGACCCTGCCGCCGCTCGCCACTGTCACCTTCGACCTAGAGGAGCACGTCAACAAATCGCACCACTGCGTCGTGTTTTGCTCAATCTGTATGGCAGAAAAGACCGATATATTCCCGACGAGGCAAATGATGCCTGGCGATATACAATTAGAGAATTCAGTTTTGAAATTATTAATCAATAGGCATACAGGATTTTTGAAACAAATATACAGAAAGGATgctaaaaagaaaaacgttGTAGAGGTACAATTCGGTGCGTACCAGAGCGCTCAGAGGCACTCTGGGGCGTACCTGTTCATGCCCGACTACGACGCGCCcgagaaaaacgttttgaatgGTTATGCAACAAACTTGAATAAagatgataatattattatagtctCGGGACCGGTTTCAACAGAAATCATAACTATGTACgtgcctttcttagtgcacacCGTTAGAATATATAACGTGAACGACCCCACATTATCTCGCGGAGTGTTCATGGAAACTACAGTCGATTTTGAAAGTCCGCCCAAAAATAGAGAAACAGAGCTTTTCATGAGAATACAGACGGATATACAAAATGGGGAGGTGCCAGAATTTTACACTGACCAGAATGGGTTCCAATATCAGAAAAGAGTGAAGGTAAGTAAGTTAGGAATAGAAGCGAATTACTATCCTATTACAACTATGGCGTGGCTGCAAGATGAGGAGACGCGGTTGACATTAGTAACGAATCACGCGCAAGGCGCCGCCGGGTTCGAGCCTGGTCGCCTGGAAGTGATGCTCGACCGTCGCACTCTGTACGATGACTTCCGCGGCGTCGGCGAGGGCATCGTCGACAATAAGCTCACCACCTTCCACCACTGGCTCCTTTTGGAGTCCATGTCCGAGCCGGCGAGGAAGAAACGGGACACGAGCGAAAAGGAATTTCAATCTAAAAACGAGCGACATTTCAGCCCTGATCAAAAAGATACAGCGTATCAGTTACCCTCAATCAACGCGGAGTACTTCAGTAGAAGTCTCAATTACCCCGTGAACGTGTACTTGTTGGACACCAGCGAAGTTGGTGACGTGGAGGTGAGGTCTCACCTCAGCTTCGTGCGAGACTTCCCGCCGGGATTACACTTGATGACGTTGCGCACGATCACGGACGACATTCTAGAGCAGTTCCCGAGCTCGTCGTGCTACATGGTGCTACAGCGGCCTGGGTACAGCTGCAACGTGGGAGACAAGTCACGGAACAAATCTACCGCCTTCACGACCACCACCGCCTTCACTGGGCTGCGTATCGACAACATAGCATCTGTCAGCCTCACGGGCCTTAAGACCTACCAATCATTAAAAAGCTTGAGCGAGATCGAGCTGGAGCCTATGGAAGTGAAAACTTACAAAATTGGGTTTTAAAGACTGTTAAAGACTAGGAAAactaatttgtaattttatattaactttttATCGTCATCCTGGAGTGATATTGACAAATGCTTTTGGAGGTAGACATGACATAATAATGTATGTGCGTGATACAGTTTTTTAAAGTACATTAGCGCATAATAATTTACTTGTGCTATTATTgtgtaattgtaatttattattatacaacgAGCGTCTCGTAAAATCATGTTAAATGTTAAGGAAATTATTTCATCACATTGCCGAACTTTTTGTGAGAGTATAAACTACCTCAGGACCAAAAGATTAACATAATATAGGCTGGTGTAAACTCGACGCTTTTTGCTCATTGGTAACAAAgaaaagcaaatataattcaTATTAATATCAGTTGTAAGATTCTGTTGTTATATGTgtagaatattataaataaatatatttcctaTTTAATGACGTCGAGTTTAGTACCGCGCTATACAAATCTATttacatacctatttaatttattagtaaAATGTTGTTAGTCat
This genomic interval from Pectinophora gossypiella chromosome Z, ilPecGoss1.1, whole genome shotgun sequence contains the following:
- the LOC126380766 gene encoding alpha-mannosidase 2 isoform X2, producing the protein MRTRIRRCRPLSTRVWAILLLVLAFGAYCYYYSSPSYNNKTGNSIAGSEDVDLKSPPFFRETLHQEKVPEEKCPALRDSAADIDTVQVYPSFEFQPGWVRTKEFWDRSFEERFEKIRNDTRRPRLKVIVVPHSHNDPGWLKTFEHYFELKTKNIINNMVHKLHQYPNMTFIWTEISFLNAWWETSHPVKQKALKKLIKEGRLEITTGGWVMPDEACTHIYSIIDQFIEGHNWVKQNLGIVPRTGWSIDPFGHGPTVPYLLDKSGLEGTIIQRIHYAWKQWLAERQIEEFYWIPGWSGQKPSLVVHNQPFDIYSIKSSCGPHPSICLSFDFRKIPGEYSEYTAKHEEITEKNLHSKSKTLIEEYDRIGSLTPHNVVLVPLGDDFRYEFAIEFDAQYTNYMKMFTYINNHKDLFNAEVQFGTPLDYFEAMKERHKNIPSLKGDFFVYSDIFSEGKPAYWSGYYTTRPYIKLLARQFEHQLRLSEILFTFVSNFVKQQNKVELEASGKRLEKYYEQLINARRNLGLFQHHDAITGTSRASVMYDYGAKMLTSLYHCIRLQEAALTTIMVPDHTMHSQNILQSELEWEAYGRPAKKLQITFLDKRKLILFNPLAETRTEVITVNCNTTNIRIYDTRRKQYVQYQISPNIEVRDDGRRVISDTSFDVMFVATLPPLATVTFDLEEHVNKSHHCVVFCSICMAEKTDIFPTRQMMPGDIQLENSVLKLLINRHTGFLKQIYRKDAKKKNVVEVQFGAYQSAQRHSGAYLFMPDYDAPEKNVLNGYATNLNKDDNIIIVSGPVSTEIITMYVPFLVHTVRIYNVNDPTLSRGVFMETTVDFESPPKNRETELFMRIQTDIQNGEVPEFYTDQNGFQYQKRVKVSKLGIEANYYPITTMAWLQDEETRLTLVTNHAQGAAGFEPGRLEVMLDRRTLYDDFRGVGEGIVDNKLTTFHHWLLLESMSEPARKKRDTSEKEFQSKNERHFSPDQKDTAYQLPSINAEYFSRSLNYPVNVYLLDTSEVGDVEVRSHLSFVRDFPPGLHLMTLRTITDDILEQFPSSSCYMVLQRPGYSCNVGDKSRNKSTAFTTTTAFTGLRIDNIASVSLTGLKTYQSLKSLSEIELEPMEVKTYKIGF
- the LOC126380766 gene encoding alpha-mannosidase 2 isoform X1 → MRTRIRRCRPLSTRVWAILLLVLAFGAYCYYYSSPSYNNKTAGNSIAGSEDVDLKSPPFFRETLHQEKVPEEKCPALRDSAADIDTVQVYPSFEFQPGWVRTKEFWDRSFEERFEKIRNDTRRPRLKVIVVPHSHNDPGWLKTFEHYFELKTKNIINNMVHKLHQYPNMTFIWTEISFLNAWWETSHPVKQKALKKLIKEGRLEITTGGWVMPDEACTHIYSIIDQFIEGHNWVKQNLGIVPRTGWSIDPFGHGPTVPYLLDKSGLEGTIIQRIHYAWKQWLAERQIEEFYWIPGWSGQKPSLVVHNQPFDIYSIKSSCGPHPSICLSFDFRKIPGEYSEYTAKHEEITEKNLHSKSKTLIEEYDRIGSLTPHNVVLVPLGDDFRYEFAIEFDAQYTNYMKMFTYINNHKDLFNAEVQFGTPLDYFEAMKERHKNIPSLKGDFFVYSDIFSEGKPAYWSGYYTTRPYIKLLARQFEHQLRLSEILFTFVSNFVKQQNKVELEASGKRLEKYYEQLINARRNLGLFQHHDAITGTSRASVMYDYGAKMLTSLYHCIRLQEAALTTIMVPDHTMHSQNILQSELEWEAYGRPAKKLQITFLDKRKLILFNPLAETRTEVITVNCNTTNIRIYDTRRKQYVQYQISPNIEVRDDGRRVISDTSFDVMFVATLPPLATVTFDLEEHVNKSHHCVVFCSICMAEKTDIFPTRQMMPGDIQLENSVLKLLINRHTGFLKQIYRKDAKKKNVVEVQFGAYQSAQRHSGAYLFMPDYDAPEKNVLNGYATNLNKDDNIIIVSGPVSTEIITMYVPFLVHTVRIYNVNDPTLSRGVFMETTVDFESPPKNRETELFMRIQTDIQNGEVPEFYTDQNGFQYQKRVKVSKLGIEANYYPITTMAWLQDEETRLTLVTNHAQGAAGFEPGRLEVMLDRRTLYDDFRGVGEGIVDNKLTTFHHWLLLESMSEPARKKRDTSEKEFQSKNERHFSPDQKDTAYQLPSINAEYFSRSLNYPVNVYLLDTSEVGDVEVRSHLSFVRDFPPGLHLMTLRTITDDILEQFPSSSCYMVLQRPGYSCNVGDKSRNKSTAFTTTTAFTGLRIDNIASVSLTGLKTYQSLKSLSEIELEPMEVKTYKIGF